Proteins from one Flammeovirgaceae bacterium genomic window:
- a CDS encoding HAMP domain-containing histidine kinase produces MSRKNVLPSMEFYQDNTRLKWIILAVSVTISMASIYYTNILVGQLKEREAREVRLYARALEYTLNDTENNILFITEEIIYKNNSIPTILVNEEGEFVYSDNLDIDPAWPPKKKNEILQHELKEMKAAYPPIEIVLKDPNTGEVFGKQYVYYKNSFLLTQLVAYPYIQLSVIAIFGFISYLAFNYSKAAEQNRVWVGLAKETAHQLGTPLSSLMAWIEVLRDDPQIKNKGIVDELDKDIRKLTTVTERFSSIGSAPTLKDENIYNLISNVAGYLEPRVSSKINIELYTLSESILVRAHAPLLEWVIENLCKNAVDAIGSSGTIAIKILRGSEGRVFVDISDTGKGIPKANMANVFKAGFTTKKRGWGLGLTLAKRIVELYHGGRIFVKDSDESQGTTFRIELISA; encoded by the coding sequence ATGTCGCGCAAAAACGTTTTGCCCTCAATGGAATTTTACCAGGACAACACCAGGCTAAAATGGATCATCCTTGCCGTTTCCGTTACCATCAGCATGGCCTCTATTTATTATACCAACATCCTGGTAGGACAACTTAAAGAAAGGGAGGCGCGGGAGGTACGGTTGTATGCGCGCGCGCTGGAGTATACCCTCAATGACACAGAGAACAACATACTTTTCATAACGGAAGAAATTATTTATAAAAACAACAGCATACCCACCATATTGGTGAACGAGGAAGGCGAATTTGTCTATTCCGACAATTTGGACATTGACCCCGCCTGGCCCCCAAAAAAGAAAAACGAAATACTGCAACACGAGCTGAAGGAAATGAAGGCGGCCTATCCACCCATTGAAATCGTGCTAAAGGACCCCAACACCGGGGAGGTTTTTGGCAAGCAATATGTCTACTACAAAAACTCTTTTTTGCTTACCCAACTCGTGGCCTACCCTTATATCCAACTTTCCGTCATAGCCATTTTTGGGTTTATCTCCTACCTGGCCTTTAACTATTCAAAAGCAGCCGAGCAAAACAGGGTGTGGGTGGGGCTGGCAAAAGAGACCGCGCACCAGTTGGGCACGCCTTTGTCCTCGCTGATGGCCTGGATTGAAGTACTGAGGGACGACCCGCAAATAAAAAACAAGGGCATAGTGGACGAGCTCGACAAAGACATACGGAAGCTCACCACGGTCACCGAGAGGTTTTCCAGCATAGGCTCCGCCCCCACCCTGAAAGACGAAAACATTTATAACCTGATAAGCAACGTGGCCGGTTATTTGGAGCCCCGCGTTTCGTCCAAAATAAACATTGAGTTGTATACCCTTTCGGAATCCATTCTGGTAAGGGCGCATGCCCCCCTGTTGGAGTGGGTGATAGAAAACCTCTGTAAAAATGCCGTGGACGCCATTGGCAGTTCCGGCACCATAGCCATCAAGATTTTGCGCGGCAGCGAAGGGAGGGTGTTCGTTGACATCTCCGACACGGGCAAAGGCATCCCTAAAGCGAACATGGCCAACGTGTTCAAGGCGGGTTTTACCACCAAAAAACGGGGTTGGGGCCTCGGCCTCACCCTGGCCAAAAGGATAGTGGAGTTGTACCATGGCGGAAGGATATTTGTGAAGGATTCGGATGAAAGCCAGGGGACAACCTTCAGGATTGAACTTATCAGCGCATAA
- a CDS encoding RluA family pseudouridine synthase produces MKVLYEDNHLLVVDKPVGVLVQGDATGDEPLVEMAKRYIKIKYGKPGAVFLGVVHRLDRPVSGVVAFARTSKALARMNALFKNREIKKTYWAIVGNRPPANSGRLLHWLVKDEKKNKVTAYPNEHPGGKRSELAYKTMARQGPYHLLEVDPVTGRGHQIRVQLASMGCAIIGDVKYGSPAPNGDGGICLHAKMLGFAHPVTKVPLGIEAAIPESGAWGMFC; encoded by the coding sequence ATAAAGGTGCTCTATGAAGACAACCACCTGCTGGTGGTGGACAAACCGGTGGGGGTGCTGGTGCAAGGTGACGCCACCGGGGACGAGCCGCTGGTGGAAATGGCAAAGCGTTACATCAAAATAAAGTATGGCAAGCCGGGCGCGGTATTCCTGGGGGTGGTGCACCGGCTCGACCGCCCGGTAAGTGGGGTGGTGGCCTTTGCGCGCACGTCAAAAGCCTTGGCCAGGATGAACGCCCTTTTCAAGAACAGGGAAATAAAAAAAACCTACTGGGCCATCGTGGGCAACAGGCCTCCCGCCAATTCCGGGCGGCTGCTGCACTGGTTGGTAAAAGATGAAAAGAAAAACAAGGTGACGGCCTATCCCAATGAACATCCAGGGGGCAAGCGGTCGGAATTGGCCTACAAAACCATGGCCCGCCAAGGCCCCTACCATTTACTGGAAGTTGACCCGGTTACCGGCAGGGGGCACCAGATCAGGGTGCAATTGGCCAGCATGGGCTGTGCCATCATTGGTGATGTAAAATACGGTTCACCGGCCCCAAACGGGGATGGGGGCATTTGTTTGCACGCCAAAATGCTGGGTTTTGCCCATCCGGTCACCAAAGTGCCCCTTGGCATCGAAGCGGCAATTCCTGAATCAGGGGCGTGGGGCATGTTTTGTTAA
- a CDS encoding prolipoprotein diacylglyceryl transferase, producing the protein MDRLKERWKVESAFQVVVILVVFACTGTTVWYIKEPTLHYLFDGEAMPLWASISYWVLILPVYNLLLLFYGLVFGQFRFFWSFEKRFFQRVLSIFKKTKPKQF; encoded by the coding sequence ATCGACAGGCTTAAGGAACGGTGGAAGGTGGAAAGCGCTTTCCAGGTGGTCGTTATACTGGTGGTATTTGCTTGCACCGGCACCACGGTGTGGTACATCAAGGAGCCCACGCTGCACTATCTTTTCGATGGGGAGGCGATGCCGTTATGGGCGTCCATTTCCTATTGGGTGTTGATTTTACCCGTTTACAATTTACTGCTTCTGTTTTATGGGTTGGTTTTTGGCCAATTCCGTTTTTTTTGGTCTTTTGAGAAGCGGTTCTTTCAAAGAGTATTGTCTATATTTAAAAAAACAAAACCCAAACAATTTTAG
- a CDS encoding DUF4340 domain-containing protein, with protein MKKYSNKILALALVVLLGIFALSKIFRSPRLESNVRKDLVKIDTALVTEVRIQPAKAAGEVVKLVREGYRWKLQEGPKEAKVEGGAVESMLGVLKDLQAQRMVALKKEKWDDFEVGENSTRVSVFADGEKEADFRVGKTGFSQAQGMAGAFTYIRLANEDEVYSTEGFIGSHFNRTFDEWRDKTFLRVAKDSVQRIEFTYPDSSFVLQKRDSLWYIGDRPASRPKVEGYLEKIRFKNLATFEDGFVPKGQPLLRINIVGRSGTLATAGAWPKGDGGWVLSSSFQDGVYFSGKAPGAVQDLFIGPGGLRE; from the coding sequence ATGAAGAAGTATAGCAACAAAATCCTGGCCCTGGCCCTGGTAGTGCTCCTGGGCATTTTTGCACTGTCGAAAATTTTTCGTTCACCACGGTTGGAAAGCAACGTCAGGAAGGACCTGGTTAAAATCGATACGGCCCTGGTGACCGAGGTAAGGATACAACCTGCCAAGGCCGCAGGTGAGGTGGTAAAGTTGGTAAGGGAAGGATACCGTTGGAAACTCCAGGAAGGCCCGAAAGAGGCAAAAGTGGAAGGTGGGGCCGTGGAAAGTATGTTGGGCGTGCTAAAGGACCTGCAGGCGCAGCGCATGGTCGCCCTTAAAAAGGAAAAATGGGACGATTTTGAGGTAGGCGAAAACAGTACACGGGTTTCCGTGTTTGCCGATGGGGAAAAGGAGGCCGATTTCAGGGTGGGCAAAACGGGTTTTTCCCAGGCGCAGGGCATGGCCGGTGCCTTTACCTACATAAGGCTTGCCAACGAAGACGAGGTGTATTCGACAGAAGGGTTTATCGGTTCGCACTTCAACAGGACGTTTGACGAGTGGCGGGACAAAACCTTCCTCCGGGTGGCAAAAGACAGTGTGCAAAGGATTGAATTTACCTATCCGGATTCCAGTTTTGTGTTGCAAAAAAGGGATTCCCTATGGTACATCGGGGACCGGCCGGCAAGCCGGCCAAAAGTGGAAGGCTACTTGGAAAAGATCAGGTTTAAAAACCTGGCCACATTTGAGGATGGGTTTGTCCCCAAGGGGCAGCCATTGCTAAGGATAAACATAGTGGGCCGGTCCGGCACCCTGGCCACCGCAGGGGCATGGCCAAAAGGCGATGGGGGTTGGGTGTTGTCCTCCTCTTTTCAGGATGGGGTTTATTTTTCAGGCAAGGCACCTGGTGCCGTACAGGACCTATTCATCGGGCCTGGCGGGCTCAGGGAATAA
- a CDS encoding F0F1 ATP synthase subunit beta — translation MANTGRITQVIGPVVDVAFDQAGSQLPNILDSLEVTKSDGTRIVLEVQQHLGEDRVRTVAMDGTEGLVRGTEVLDTKSPIQMPIGEEIKGRLFNVIGDTIDGIEEPKTKNSLPIHRPAPLYENLSTSSEVLYTGIKVIDLIEPYVKGGKIGLFGGAGVGKTVLIQELINNIAKAYSGLSVFAGVGERTREGNDLLREMIEAGIINYGEDFVKSLHAGGWDLSKVDTEKLKDSKATFVFGQMNEPPGARARVALSGLTIAEYFRDGDGTGKGRDILFFIDNIFRFTQAGSEVSALLGRMPSAVGYQPTLATEMGAMQERITSTKHGSITSVQAVYVPADDLTDPAPATTFSHLDATTVLSRKIAELGIYPAVDPLDSTSRILRADIVGDEHYACAQRVKETLQRYKELQDIIAILGMDELSDDDKLIVHRARRVQRFLSQPFHVAEAFTGLKGVLVDIKDTIKGFNMIMDGELDQYPEAAFNLVGSIEQAIEKGERLLAEAKA, via the coding sequence ATGGCAAATACCGGCAGAATCACTCAAGTAATCGGGCCCGTGGTGGACGTGGCTTTTGACCAGGCAGGGTCGCAGCTCCCCAATATCCTTGACTCCCTGGAGGTGACCAAATCCGATGGCACCCGGATAGTATTGGAGGTACAGCAACACCTTGGCGAGGACCGCGTGAGGACGGTTGCCATGGACGGGACCGAGGGGTTGGTGAGGGGCACGGAAGTATTGGACACCAAATCCCCGATACAGATGCCCATAGGGGAAGAAATCAAAGGAAGGCTCTTCAACGTGATAGGGGACACCATCGATGGGATAGAGGAGCCCAAGACAAAAAATTCATTGCCAATCCACCGCCCTGCGCCCCTGTATGAGAATTTGTCCACCTCTTCCGAGGTGTTGTACACCGGTATAAAAGTAATCGACCTGATCGAACCCTATGTAAAGGGTGGCAAAATCGGGTTGTTCGGTGGTGCCGGGGTGGGCAAGACCGTATTGATACAGGAATTGATCAACAATATTGCAAAAGCATACTCCGGCCTGTCCGTATTTGCGGGCGTGGGCGAGCGTACCCGTGAAGGAAATGACCTGCTGCGCGAGATGATCGAGGCGGGCATTATCAACTATGGGGAGGATTTCGTAAAGTCCCTGCATGCCGGGGGCTGGGACCTGTCCAAGGTGGACACGGAAAAGCTCAAGGATTCCAAGGCCACTTTTGTGTTTGGCCAGATGAACGAGCCTCCCGGTGCGCGTGCCCGTGTGGCATTGTCTGGACTGACCATAGCGGAATATTTCCGTGATGGGGATGGCACCGGAAAAGGAAGGGACATCCTTTTCTTCATCGACAATATCTTCCGTTTCACGCAGGCCGGCTCCGAGGTATCCGCCCTTTTGGGCCGTATGCCCTCAGCAGTGGGGTACCAGCCTACGCTGGCCACGGAAATGGGGGCCATGCAAGAGCGCATTACCTCCACCAAACACGGTTCCATCACTTCGGTGCAGGCCGTATACGTACCTGCCGATGACCTGACCGACCCTGCCCCTGCGACTACCTTCTCCCACCTGGACGCCACCACTGTATTGTCGCGTAAAATTGCCGAATTGGGAATTTACCCTGCCGTGGACCCGCTGGACTCCACCTCGCGCATCCTTCGGGCCGACATCGTAGGGGACGAGCACTACGCCTGTGCACAGCGCGTGAAAGAGACCCTGCAACGGTATAAAGAACTTCAGGACATCATCGCCATCCTAGGCATGGACGAACTTTCCGATGATGACAAGTTGATCGTGCACCGCGCCAGAAGGGTGCAGCGTTTCTTGTCACAACCCTTCCACGTGGCGGAGGCCTTTACCGGCCTGAAAGGGGTATTGGTGGACATCAAGGACACCATAAAAGGCTTCAACATGATCATGGATGGCGAACTGGACCAGTACCCTGAAGCAGCCTTCAACCTGGTTGGAAGCATCGAACAGGCCATTGAGAAAGGCGAGCGCCTACTGGCCGAAGCTAAAGCCTAA
- a CDS encoding ABC transporter permease, which produces MNKTFLIVQREFLNRVQKKSFLVATIVIPMIFPAIIAIMFYVAKEQAENDKNEVVHFVDESGIFNPDEIKRYELRRFNGTLEEAKAAFGQSDDFGLLYIPRIDLSHPTGIALYTKVNPSPTDIGDLESKIESQIKEAKMRKFNIDQRILDSLKTDISIRSINLSKPGQEKSSDSKVLFGIGMIGGILIYIFIFVYGAQIMQGIIEEKTSKVVEVIVSSVRPFQLMLGKILGLASVGLLQFLIWIVLITTISSLVLGYLGFNMPQQEMMAQMASQPGHQSEFMDVMQTINEVPVFYVVATFLFYFLGGYLLYGALFAAVGSAVDSPAEAQQFILPITIPMLVSYLSLFTFVLDNPHGTISIWLSIIPFTSPIAMMGRIGFGVPTAQLVASMVCLIGGFVFTTWVAARIYRIGILMHGSKVSYRVLAKWFMMRN; this is translated from the coding sequence ATGAATAAAACCTTCCTTATCGTTCAGCGGGAGTTTTTGAACCGTGTTCAAAAGAAGTCTTTCCTGGTCGCCACCATTGTTATCCCCATGATATTCCCCGCCATCATCGCCATAATGTTTTATGTGGCCAAAGAGCAGGCGGAAAACGACAAAAACGAGGTGGTCCATTTTGTGGACGAAAGCGGTATTTTCAACCCGGACGAAATAAAAAGGTATGAGCTGAGGCGTTTCAACGGGACCCTCGAAGAGGCCAAGGCTGCGTTTGGCCAGAGTGACGATTTTGGGCTGCTCTACATTCCCCGGATCGACCTTTCCCATCCCACCGGCATCGCGCTGTACACAAAAGTGAACCCGAGCCCGACCGACATAGGCGATTTGGAGTCCAAGATCGAATCGCAAATCAAGGAAGCCAAAATGCGCAAGTTCAATATTGACCAACGGATACTGGACAGCCTCAAAACCGATATTTCCATACGGTCCATAAACCTAAGCAAACCGGGGCAGGAAAAGTCAAGTGATTCGAAGGTGCTGTTTGGCATCGGCATGATTGGCGGCATACTTATTTACATCTTCATTTTCGTGTACGGGGCACAGATCATGCAGGGCATCATTGAGGAAAAGACAAGCAAGGTGGTGGAGGTAATTGTTTCTTCCGTGCGCCCTTTTCAACTCATGTTGGGGAAAATACTGGGGCTGGCCTCCGTGGGCCTACTGCAGTTCCTGATATGGATCGTGCTCATTACCACCATTTCCTCCTTAGTGCTGGGCTACCTGGGCTTCAACATGCCACAACAGGAGATGATGGCCCAAATGGCCAGCCAACCGGGGCACCAATCTGAATTTATGGATGTGATGCAAACGATAAACGAGGTTCCCGTCTTTTATGTCGTTGCCACCTTTCTTTTTTACTTTCTTGGCGGTTACCTGCTTTACGGTGCGCTCTTCGCTGCGGTAGGGTCAGCAGTGGACAGCCCTGCCGAGGCACAGCAATTCATTTTACCCATTACCATCCCCATGCTCGTTTCCTACCTCTCCTTGTTCACCTTTGTGCTGGACAACCCGCACGGCACCATCAGCATTTGGCTTTCCATCATACCGTTCACCTCCCCCATTGCCATGATGGGCAGGATAGGGTTTGGCGTGCCCACGGCCCAGTTGGTGGCTTCCATGGTTTGCCTGATAGGGGGCTTTGTGTTCACCACATGGGTGGCGGCACGAATTTACCGCATAGGGATACTCATGCACGGATCAAAAGTGAGTTATAGGGTTTTGGCAAAGTGGTTTATGATGAGAAATTGA
- a CDS encoding ATP-binding cassette domain-containing protein, whose product MNITVQSLSKQYGPQMAVDNLSFEVRTGEILGFLGPNGAGKSTTMKMITGYLGIGKGNVLFGGKSMADHGDLVKRHIGYLPENNPLYLEMPVIDYLGFCAALQGVDKAKILGRIRKMVAVCGLNTEKHKKIGELSKGYRQRVGLAQAMIHDPDILVLDEPTTGLDPNQIVEIRKLVRELGKEKTVILSTHILPEVEATCDRILIINRGKIVADGTAESLRKQASGQELVKVRIEDGKAEDVLEALRRMPTTDRVEQVDKNLNRFEVQSKTDSSSKRGIFNLCVEKGWVLSELVPVETRLEDIFRNLTMN is encoded by the coding sequence ATGAACATTACGGTACAAAGTTTATCAAAGCAATACGGCCCTCAAATGGCCGTGGACAACCTCTCCTTTGAAGTAAGGACAGGTGAGATACTTGGGTTCCTGGGGCCCAATGGCGCGGGGAAAAGCACCACCATGAAGATGATCACCGGGTACCTGGGGATAGGAAAAGGCAACGTGCTGTTCGGTGGGAAATCCATGGCCGACCACGGTGACCTGGTGAAAAGGCACATTGGTTATTTGCCCGAAAACAACCCACTCTATCTGGAAATGCCCGTGATCGACTACCTGGGGTTTTGCGCGGCCCTTCAGGGCGTGGACAAGGCAAAAATCCTGGGACGGATAAGGAAAATGGTGGCCGTGTGCGGCCTCAACACGGAAAAGCACAAGAAGATAGGGGAACTGTCAAAAGGGTACAGGCAGCGGGTGGGGCTGGCACAGGCCATGATCCACGACCCGGACATCCTTGTGCTGGACGAGCCCACCACCGGCCTCGACCCCAACCAGATCGTGGAGATACGGAAGCTGGTACGGGAGTTGGGCAAAGAAAAAACCGTTATCCTCAGCACCCATATCCTGCCCGAAGTGGAGGCCACCTGCGACCGGATATTGATCATCAACAGGGGAAAAATCGTGGCCGATGGAACGGCCGAATCCCTGCGCAAGCAGGCCTCCGGACAGGAACTTGTCAAAGTGAGGATAGAAGATGGGAAGGCCGAAGACGTTCTGGAAGCGCTCAGGCGGATGCCCACTACCGATCGGGTGGAACAGGTGGACAAAAACCTCAACCGCTTTGAGGTCCAAAGCAAAACGGATAGCTCGTCCAAACGCGGGATATTCAACCTGTGCGTGGAAAAGGGGTGGGTGCTGAGTGAATTGGTCCCGGTGGAAACAAGGTTGGAGGATATTTTCAGAAACTTAACGATGAATTGA
- a CDS encoding ABC transporter permease subunit, translating into MQAIWTITKRELQSFFDSLIAYIILILFLGFSGFFTWLFGSDIFLIGQASLQSFFNVSYWTLFFFIPALTMRLLSEEKKSGTIELLLTKAVTDRQVVMGKFLSTLLLVAIALLFTVPYVITIYNTGNMDLGQVACGYLGMILMSASYISIGLYASSTTSNQIVAFLMAMLIGLFFHIIFDVLAGNFSGVVGQVFHTLSLSTHFDGISRGVIDTRDLVYFGSLIYIGLFLSELSLTKRNID; encoded by the coding sequence ATGCAGGCGATTTGGACAATTACCAAACGGGAGTTGCAATCCTTTTTTGACTCGTTGATAGCCTACATCATTTTGATATTGTTCCTTGGCTTTAGCGGCTTTTTTACCTGGCTGTTCGGGTCCGATATTTTCCTGATAGGCCAGGCCAGTTTGCAGTCCTTTTTCAATGTTTCTTACTGGACTTTGTTCTTTTTCATACCGGCCCTTACCATGCGGTTGTTGTCGGAAGAAAAAAAGTCGGGGACCATTGAGCTTCTGCTGACCAAGGCAGTCACGGACAGGCAAGTGGTGATGGGGAAATTCTTGTCCACGCTTTTGCTGGTGGCCATTGCCCTGCTCTTTACCGTGCCCTACGTCATTACCATTTATAACACCGGCAATATGGACCTGGGGCAGGTGGCGTGCGGCTACCTTGGCATGATATTGATGAGCGCCTCGTACATCAGCATTGGGCTGTACGCCAGCAGCACCACCAGCAACCAGATCGTGGCTTTTTTAATGGCCATGCTCATTGGGCTCTTTTTCCATATCATTTTTGATGTGCTGGCCGGCAATTTTTCTGGCGTGGTGGGGCAGGTTTTCCATACGCTCAGCCTATCGACCCACTTTGATGGCATTTCCCGTGGGGTAATCGACACCCGGGACCTTGTCTATTTCGGGTCGTTGATATATATCGGCTTGTTCCTTTCCGAGCTGTCATTAACCAAACGGAATATCGATTAA
- a CDS encoding Gldg family protein gives MKQKIYLTTVLVVAILLVVNLLANEFHLRFDLTDEKQYTLSQATKDILSNLEGPVTVKAYFSEGLPPNIVKARQDFQEMLVEYASLANGMLLYEFVDPNKDEANEQDAISHGIQPVLINVREKDQVKQQKAFLGATVALDDRSDVIPLIQPGTAMEYALSTAIKKISVKDKPTVGLLQGHGEPSLGELSQLQNQLSVLYNIVDVRLDTGEVGGDIKTLVVIRPTDSIPAPELARIDNFLARGGHVAIAMNRVTGDLQNATGTTLNTGLENWLEQKGVVVENNFVVDAQCGAVTVQQQQGFFTMQTNVSFPFLPRITNFADHPITKGLENVLLEFASSIRYSGDSTKRFTPIVQTSEKSNTLAAPQFFNIQKQWTDADFPLHHLTVGATIEGKLAGNATSRMVVVSDGDFMVSGPPQRPRQLQPDNVSLMANSIDWLSDDTGLIALRTKGVTSRPIDELEASTKTILKYANFLAPLLLVMGYGLVRMQRNRMVRLKRMSENYEEV, from the coding sequence ATGAAGCAAAAGATTTACCTCACTACCGTGCTTGTGGTTGCCATCCTTTTGGTGGTCAACCTGCTGGCCAACGAATTCCATTTGCGCTTCGACCTTACCGATGAAAAGCAATACACCCTAAGCCAGGCCACTAAGGACATCCTGAGCAACCTGGAAGGGCCGGTAACGGTAAAAGCCTATTTTTCGGAAGGCCTTCCCCCCAATATCGTCAAGGCCCGCCAGGATTTTCAGGAAATGCTGGTAGAGTATGCCAGCCTTGCCAATGGAATGCTGCTGTACGAATTCGTTGACCCCAACAAAGACGAAGCCAACGAGCAGGACGCCATCAGCCATGGCATTCAGCCGGTGCTGATCAATGTGCGGGAAAAAGACCAGGTGAAGCAACAGAAGGCATTCCTGGGGGCCACCGTGGCCCTGGACGACCGGTCTGACGTGATCCCGCTGATCCAGCCTGGTACGGCCATGGAGTACGCGCTCTCCACGGCCATTAAAAAAATTTCGGTAAAGGACAAGCCCACGGTTGGGTTGCTACAGGGGCATGGCGAGCCTTCCCTGGGCGAATTGTCCCAACTTCAAAACCAGTTGTCGGTGCTCTATAACATCGTGGACGTACGGCTGGATACGGGCGAAGTGGGCGGTGACATCAAAACCCTGGTGGTCATACGGCCTACGGACAGTATTCCCGCCCCGGAGCTGGCCCGTATCGATAATTTTCTTGCCAGGGGCGGGCACGTGGCCATAGCCATGAACAGGGTTACCGGGGACTTGCAAAATGCCACCGGCACCACGTTGAATACCGGCCTGGAAAACTGGTTGGAACAGAAAGGGGTGGTGGTGGAAAATAATTTTGTGGTCGATGCCCAGTGTGGGGCCGTTACCGTACAGCAACAGCAAGGTTTTTTTACCATGCAGACCAACGTTTCGTTCCCCTTCCTGCCCCGCATCACCAACTTTGCCGACCACCCCATCACCAAGGGGCTCGAAAACGTGCTGCTTGAATTTGCCAGTTCGATCCGGTACAGCGGTGACTCCACGAAGCGCTTTACGCCCATCGTGCAGACCTCGGAAAAATCAAATACGCTGGCGGCCCCCCAGTTTTTCAACATCCAGAAGCAATGGACGGACGCGGATTTTCCCCTTCACCACCTGACCGTGGGGGCCACCATAGAAGGAAAGCTGGCAGGCAACGCCACCTCCAGGATGGTGGTGGTTTCCGATGGCGACTTTATGGTGTCCGGTCCCCCCCAACGCCCGCGCCAGCTCCAACCCGACAATGTGAGCCTTATGGCCAATAGCATTGATTGGTTGTCCGATGACACCGGGCTGATCGCCCTGCGCACCAAAGGGGTGACGTCCCGCCCTATCGATGAACTGGAGGCCTCTACCAAAACCATCCTGAAGTACGCCAACTTTTTGGCACCGCTGCTACTGGTCATGGGCTATGGCCTGGTGCGTATGCAGCGCAATAGGATGGTACGGTTGAAAAGAATGAGCGAAAATTATGAAGAAGTATAG
- the atpC gene encoding ATP synthase F1 subunit epsilon: protein MQLEIITPEQKVFEGEVHIATFPGTDGSFQVLNNHAPLVSLLKEGDVVYKSKEATSQVRITGGVVEVMDNKVILLADGIAKP, encoded by the coding sequence ATGCAACTGGAAATAATAACACCTGAACAGAAAGTATTTGAGGGGGAGGTCCACATTGCCACCTTCCCGGGGACCGATGGGTCGTTTCAGGTTTTGAACAACCATGCCCCGCTGGTAAGCTTGCTGAAAGAGGGCGATGTGGTGTACAAATCCAAGGAAGCCACCTCGCAGGTCAGGATTACCGGGGGCGTAGTGGAGGTCATGGACAATAAGGTAATCTTGCTGGCTGACGGCATCGCGAAACCATAA
- a CDS encoding ABC transporter ATP-binding protein produces the protein MPATQLLVENVTKRYANHVALDQVALTVPSQSIYGLLGPNGAGKTTLIRIINQIIDADEGTILIDGEKLAPHHIGVIGYLPEERGLYKKLKVGEQLVYLARLRGLARKEAIARIKYWIEKFEIKDWWNKKVEDLSKGMAQKVQFINTVLHEPKLIILDEPFSGFDPVNANLIRDEILGLREKGSTIIFSTHRMETVEELCDHIALIDKSKKILEGAKKEVKARYKTNTYMVEHKGSFVLEGANYECTGHRDLDDGYQETQVRIKSGGNANQLIRDLVGATEIHGFREKVPSMNDIFIQLVNGGSHE, from the coding sequence GTGCCAGCGACCCAACTCCTCGTTGAAAATGTGACCAAGCGTTATGCCAACCACGTGGCGTTGGACCAGGTGGCCCTCACCGTTCCCAGCCAAAGCATCTATGGGCTGCTGGGTCCCAATGGTGCGGGAAAAACCACGTTGATCAGGATCATCAACCAGATTATTGATGCGGACGAAGGAACAATATTGATCGATGGCGAAAAATTGGCGCCACACCATATTGGCGTTATCGGCTACCTGCCGGAAGAGCGCGGCCTGTACAAAAAACTAAAAGTGGGCGAACAGTTGGTTTACCTCGCCAGGTTAAGGGGGTTGGCCAGGAAGGAGGCAATAGCCCGGATAAAATACTGGATAGAAAAATTTGAGATCAAGGATTGGTGGAACAAAAAGGTGGAGGACTTGTCCAAAGGCATGGCCCAAAAAGTGCAATTTATCAACACCGTGCTGCACGAACCAAAGCTGATCATCCTGGACGAGCCTTTTTCGGGGTTTGATCCCGTCAACGCCAACTTAATCCGTGACGAGATACTGGGGCTAAGGGAAAAAGGGAGCACCATCATTTTCTCAACGCATAGGATGGAGACCGTGGAAGAACTTTGCGACCACATCGCCCTTATCGACAAATCAAAAAAAATACTGGAAGGGGCCAAGAAAGAGGTAAAGGCCAGGTACAAAACCAATACCTACATGGTGGAGCACAAAGGCAGTTTTGTGTTGGAGGGCGCAAATTACGAATGCACGGGGCATCGCGACCTGGATGACGGCTATCAGGAGACCCAGGTGAGGATCAAGTCGGGGGGAAATGCCAACCAACTGATACGGGACCTGGTGGGGGCAACGGAAATCCACGGGTTTAGGGAAAAGGTCCCCTCCATGAACGATATCTTTATCCAACTGGTAAACGGGGGCAGCCATGAATAA